One Spirochaeta africana DSM 8902 genomic window carries:
- a CDS encoding FitA-like ribbon-helix-helix domain-containing protein, with product MATLTIRNLDARVKQQLRRRAAEHQNSMEEEVRQILSDVLSREPSPEENLAERIHTRFAAVGGIDLPPPDRTDLPREPGF from the coding sequence ATGGCGACATTGACTATTCGCAATCTCGATGCCCGGGTAAAACAGCAGCTCAGGCGGCGGGCAGCCGAGCATCAGAATTCGATGGAGGAAGAGGTTCGTCAGATTCTGTCCGATGTCCTGTCGAGAGAACCCTCACCGGAAGAAAATCTCGCCGAACGCATTCACACCAGGTTTGCCGCTGTTGGCGGCATAGACCTCCCCCCTCCTGATCGTACCGATCTGCCGCGTGAGCCGGGGTTCTGA
- a CDS encoding aminomethyltransferase beta-barrel domain-containing protein, translating into MPAASGNYPLLTKLRHGPELTPCSLNPDTGLVQLQGGDQGVAPGQFSVLYAGEYCLGGGRICADEVSTGQG; encoded by the coding sequence ATGCCTGCGGCCTCCGGCAACTATCCCCTGCTGACCAAACTGCGCCACGGCCCCGAGCTGACCCCCTGCAGTCTCAACCCCGACACCGGTCTGGTGCAGCTGCAAGGCGGCGACCAGGGAGTGGCCCCGGGGCAGTTCTCGGTACTCTATGCCGGAGAGTACTGCCTGGGCGGCGGGCGCATCTGTGCTGATGAGGTGAGTACCGGGCAGGGATAA
- a CDS encoding Uma2 family endonuclease, with protein sequence MFGVRCPLRCSADKSASQSDDEVDSVVQPDVVVFCDSSKLTDFGARGAPDLAVEVLSPYTSKKDLNDKFHLYEQHGVSEYWVVDPAGSIQSFVLDKHGRYSEPNMLVGGGQLCSRILEGFTLDVAALFTE encoded by the coding sequence GTGTTCGGTGTACGTTGCCCCCTTCGATGTTCTGCTGACAAATCAGCCTCCCAAAGCGACGACGAGGTCGACAGCGTGGTCCAGCCGGACGTCGTAGTGTTCTGCGACTCGAGCAAACTTACCGATTTCGGCGCCCGCGGCGCCCCCGACCTGGCGGTAGAGGTGCTGTCGCCGTATACCAGCAAGAAAGACCTGAACGACAAGTTCCATTTATATGAACAGCATGGGGTCAGCGAGTACTGGGTGGTCGATCCGGCCGGCAGCATCCAGTCGTTTGTGCTGGATAAACACGGCCGCTACAGCGAACCGAACATGCTGGTCGGCGGCGGCCAACTGTGCAGCCGCATACTGGAAGGATTCACGCTGGATGTCGCCGCACTGTTTACCGAATGA